The Oceanibaculum indicum P24 sequence CATCCGCCTCGATGCGGCCGGTCGAGGTGCGCACGGCGGTAACCTTGTCACCCTCGGTGTCGAAGCCCTGGATCTCGCTGCCAAAGACGAACTTCACCCCCTGGGCCTCGCAATATTTCGCCAGATTCTGGGTGAACACCCGGGCATCGCCGCTCTCGTCCGAAGGGCAGTAGATGGCACCGGCGAATTTATGCTTCACCGGCTCCAGCGCAGGGTCGATCTTCGCCGCCTCGTCCGGCGTGATGGCGCGCAGTTCCAGCCCCTCCTCGCTGAGGATGCGGGTGTTGGCGCTGCCGCGCGCGAAGCTCTCCGGCGTGCGGTAGAGATAGAGCAGACCGCCAGTTACGCCGTGATACTCGATCTTCGTTTCGGCAGCGATACGGTGTAACTGCTCTTGCGAGTACATGCACAGCCGCACCTTGCGCTTGGTGTTGATGCGGGTCTTCTCCGCCGTGCAGTTCTGCAGGAATTTCAACGACCAGAGCCAGAGATTCGGGTCAAGGCTGGGCTTGAAGCGCAACGCCTGCCCTTCCTGGAACAGTGACTTCAGCAGAATCTTCGGCGCCTTGGGCGAGGCCCAGGTATAGGCATGCCCTGGCGAGAACAGGCCGGCATTGGCAAAGCTGGTTTCCGACGCCGGCTCGTCCAGCCGGTCGATGACCGTCACCTCATGCCCATCCTTCATCAGCTCATAAGCTGTCGAGACGCCGATGACGCCCGCGCCCAGTACCGCTATCCGCATAAGCCTTCCCTCGCCTCTTCTTTTCTCGTTCGGTCACAGATTGTTCCGGCCCGCCTTTGCACTACCTCGGATGGGCGGGCACAAGACAGTCTTGTCGACACAAGTGTATCCATCCATGCATTATTGAACTTGAGTGCGGGACGGTCTATAGGGAGCGCCCGAATTTTGGAGGAAGCGCAATGAACAACCGGATCGGCGGCAATCCGGACTTTTCTTCCGCCCCGCTGAAGAGCATCCGGGCGGCCGACAGCGTTAATCGCGTCTATCAGGAAATCAAGGAACTGGCCGTCGAATACCGGTTCCGGCCCGGCCAGAAGGTGAACGAGGTCGATCTGGCCGAGAAGCTGGGTGTCAGCCGCACGCCGGTCCGTGAGGCGCTGAACCGGCTGGTGCGCGACGGCTTCATGAGCTTCGTCCCGAACAAGGGTTTCTTCGCGCGCGAACTGTCCGCCGACACGGTGCGCCAGCTTTACGAACTGCGCGCGGCAATTGAGTGCGCCGCCTACAAGCTGGCCTGCACCCGCGCGACCGACCGCGAGATCGAGGACGCGGTGCGCCCGTGGGAAATCGCGACGGACCCGGCGACCGGTTTTTCGCAGACCCGGATGGCGGAGGCGGACGAAGCGTTCCACATGGCGGTGGCACGGCTGTCCAAGAACCCCGAGATGATTGACGCGCTGGAGCGGATCAATGCGCGCATCCGCTTCTTCCGCCGCACCGACATGGAAACCCAGCCGCGCCGCCAGGAAACCTTCGGCCAGCATGCCCGTATCATCGAGCATCTGCGCCGGCGCGAACCGGAGGCCGGCGCGCCGATCCTGGAACAGCATGTGACCCTGAGCTCCGCTCACGCGATCCTCGTCACCAAGGAGGTTATCGCCCGCATCTTCCTCGGCCCCGCTGCCTGACTCTCCCCTCGCCCCCAACTGGCCCTATCGCAGCACCACCGGCAGCCACAGCGCCAGCGATGGCCAGAAATAGACCAGCACACCGGTCAGCAGCTGGCAGGCGACGAAGGGGATCACGCCTTTGTACATCTCTATCGTCCGGAAATCCGGCGGGGCGATGCCACGCAGATAGAAGATCGACGGCGCCATCGGCGGGGTAACGTAGGATGTCTGGATCATCACGATCACCAGGATCGCGAACCACAGCGGATCGATCCCTGCCGGTGCCAGGAACGGCATGAACAGCGGGATGCAGATCAGCACGACCGATACCCAGTCCAGCAGCGCGCCCATCACGAAGACGATGCCGAGGAACAGCAGCAGCAGGCCGGTCGGGCCGAAATCCAGCGCCCGCACCAGGTCGGTCACCAGCATGCCGCCGCCCTGCAGGCGGAAGACGCTGGTGAACATGGTGCCGCCGACGACGATCAGCAGGATCATCGAGGTGATGACCACCGTCTTGTAAGCAGCGCCCCAAAGCCCCTTCCAGGTGAAGTCCCGGTAGATGACGTTCAGCAGCACGGCCCCCGCAGCACCGACAGCGGCAGCCTCGGTGACTGCCGCGATGCCGGCCAGGATAGAGCCGACGACGGCGCAGATCAGCAGCAGCGGCGGAATCAGCGCGGTGACCGTCAGCTTCAGCTTCTCGGACAGCGGCATGTCGAATTCGCTGGGGTCGATCCGCGGTGCAGCCTGTGGACGGATCGTGCAGTAGAGCAGAATCCAGAGGATGAACAGCGCCACCATGATGCCGCTCGGGATGATCACGGCCGCCAGCACGTCGCCAACCGGAATCTGCGCCACCGAGGCGTAGATGATGACGACGATGGAGGGCGGGATCATCGTGCCCAGAGAGCCGCCGGCGCAGATCGTGCCGGAGATCAGCGACTTTTCGTATTTGTTGGCGACCATGGCCGGGATCGCCAGCAGGCCGACCATGACCTCGACCGCGCCGACGATGCCGGTGCCGGCGGCAAACACCGCGCACATGCTCATGGCGGCCAGCGCCAGCCCGCCTGGCAGGCGGCCCAGCCACAGCTTCATCACCTCGAACACGCGGCGGCCGATGCCGGAATTCTCCAGCACCGCGCCCATGAAGACGAACAGCGGCACGGCGGCCAGCGCGTAGTTGTTCGCCACGCTGCCGACGAAGCGATAGAGCTGCAGCCCGGCCAGCTCAACGCCGAAGAAGGGAATGGAGAAGGCAACCGCGATCACGATCAGGCTGAGCGATACAGGCATGCCCAGGAAGATCAGGACGAAGGCAGCCGGGAACATCCAGGCCGCAAGTGGCATGGCGGACATATTCCGGCCCCCTCAGTGTTGCGATGATTGTTCGGCCGGCGCGAGCACGCGCGCCAGGACCTGAAGCCACAGGGCGGACAGCCCGACGGCCAGCATCAGCCGGAACGGCCAGATCTTGGGCTGCCAGGGGCTGACCGTCTCGACCTCCCCGCTGACCCAGGCCTTCCAGAATTCGCCCCAGCCGGCATAGGTCACCAGGCTGAGGGCCGGCAGGATAAGACACAGATAGACGGCGATCTCGATAACCCGGAACCAACGTTCGGGGATCGCCTTGGAGAAGATATCGATGGAGACATGCTGGTTCAGCCGCAGGGTCATGGCCATCGCCAGGACGAAAACCGCGCCATTCAGCATGTAGGAAACGTCAAAGGCCCAGACCGTCGGCGCATGGAAGGCATAGCGCGAAATCACCTCGAACATGGTGACGACCACCAGTCCGAATGAGGCCAGAACGGCCGCAGCGCAGCAAACGCTGGAAATCCGCCCGATCAATCGAGTCATGAAGCATCCAGGGTAAACGGCAAATCAACGGCAGAAAACCGCCGGCAAGGAAAAGGGCGGCGGCCCGCAACCGGCCCGCCGCCCGCCTTTCGTCAGTCCACCGCCCGATAGACGGCGTTCTCTGCCCAATCGTCGTAGAAGGCGTAGTAGGAATCCGTGACCTTCTTCATCCACGGATCGCCCTTCGCCGTCTGCTCCTCGGCCTTCTTCATGGCCCACTTGCGGCCGGCCTCGCGCAGTTCCACGGCAAGGGACGGATCGGGGGTGATGATCTCGGCCTTGCTC is a genomic window containing:
- a CDS encoding D-amino acid dehydrogenase, yielding MRIAVLGAGVIGVSTAYELMKDGHEVTVIDRLDEPASETSFANAGLFSPGHAYTWASPKAPKILLKSLFQEGQALRFKPSLDPNLWLWSLKFLQNCTAEKTRINTKRKVRLCMYSQEQLHRIAAETKIEYHGVTGGLLYLYRTPESFARGSANTRILSEEGLELRAITPDEAAKIDPALEPVKHKFAGAIYCPSDESGDARVFTQNLAKYCEAQGVKFVFGSEIQGFDTEGDKVTAVRTSTGRIEADGFVFSLGVFGPRLSKQLGVTLPIYPIKGYSVTMPIGGRNNPPTVGGVDEDNLVAYARFGDRMRVTATAEFAGYNKSHQPSDYTHMLKAVQDIYPDGADYSQPFYWAGLRPMTPEGTPIFGAGRYRNMWFNTGHGHIGWTMAPGSARVTADLIAGKVPALDLTGMRVMP
- a CDS encoding GntR family transcriptional regulator codes for the protein MNNRIGGNPDFSSAPLKSIRAADSVNRVYQEIKELAVEYRFRPGQKVNEVDLAEKLGVSRTPVREALNRLVRDGFMSFVPNKGFFARELSADTVRQLYELRAAIECAAYKLACTRATDREIEDAVRPWEIATDPATGFSQTRMAEADEAFHMAVARLSKNPEMIDALERINARIRFFRRTDMETQPRRQETFGQHARIIEHLRRREPEAGAPILEQHVTLSSAHAILVTKEVIARIFLGPAA
- a CDS encoding TRAP transporter large permease, giving the protein MSAMPLAAWMFPAAFVLIFLGMPVSLSLIVIAVAFSIPFFGVELAGLQLYRFVGSVANNYALAAVPLFVFMGAVLENSGIGRRVFEVMKLWLGRLPGGLALAAMSMCAVFAAGTGIVGAVEVMVGLLAIPAMVANKYEKSLISGTICAGGSLGTMIPPSIVVIIYASVAQIPVGDVLAAVIIPSGIMVALFILWILLYCTIRPQAAPRIDPSEFDMPLSEKLKLTVTALIPPLLLICAVVGSILAGIAAVTEAAAVGAAGAVLLNVIYRDFTWKGLWGAAYKTVVITSMILLIVVGGTMFTSVFRLQGGGMLVTDLVRALDFGPTGLLLLFLGIVFVMGALLDWVSVVLICIPLFMPFLAPAGIDPLWFAILVIVMIQTSYVTPPMAPSIFYLRGIAPPDFRTIEMYKGVIPFVACQLLTGVLVYFWPSLALWLPVVLR
- a CDS encoding TRAP transporter small permease subunit, which translates into the protein MTRLIGRISSVCCAAAVLASFGLVVVTMFEVISRYAFHAPTVWAFDVSYMLNGAVFVLAMAMTLRLNQHVSIDIFSKAIPERWFRVIEIAVYLCLILPALSLVTYAGWGEFWKAWVSGEVETVSPWQPKIWPFRLMLAVGLSALWLQVLARVLAPAEQSSQH